The Microbacterium sp. zg-Y1090 sequence ACCGGGATCGCGACGACCTGCACGGGCGCCAGCCACACCGGGAAAGCCCCCGCGTAGTGCTCGAGCAGGATGGCGAAGAAACGCTCGATCGAGCCGAACAGCGCCCGGTGGATCATGATCGGACGGTGCTTCTCGCCGTCGGGACCGGTGTACTCCAGGTCGAAGCGCTCCGGCAGGTTGACGTCGACCTGCACGGTCGACAGCTGCCAGGTGCGCCCGATGGCATCACGGGTCTTCAGGTCGATCTTCGGCCCGTAGAACGCGGCCTCGCCGGGGACCTCGGTGACCTTCAGTCCGCTGGAATGGGCGACATTGCGCAGGGCATTGGTGGAGTACTCCCAGAACTCCTCGGAGCCGATCCACTTCTCCTTCTCGTCGTCGCGCATCGACAGCTCGAGCTCGAAGTCCTCGAGACCGAAGTCGCGCAGCATCGAGAGCACGAACTCCAGCACCCGCGTGGTCTCCGCCTCGAGCTGGTCCGGCGTGACGAACAGGTGCGAGTCGTCCTGGGTGAAGCCGCGCACGCGGGTGAGGCCGTGGAGCGCCCCGGAGAGCTCGTTGCGGTAGACCGTGCCGTTCTCGGCGAGGCGCATCGGCAGATCGCGGTAGCTGCGTGCCCGCTCCTTGTAGATGAGGATGTGCATCGGGCAGTTCATGGGCTTCAGGTAGTAGTCCTGGCCCTGCTTGACGATGTTGCCCTCGGCGTCGCGCTCCTCGTCCATGCGGATGGGCGGGAACATGCCCTCGCGGTAGGTCACGAGGTGGTTGGACTGCAGGAAGAGGTCTTCCTTCGTGATGTGCGGCGTGTAGACGTAGGTGTAGCCGCCCTCGAGGTGACGGCGACGGGCGTGCTGCTCCATCTCGCCACGGACGACGCCGCCCTTGGGGTGCCACACCGACAGGCCGGAGCCGATCTCGTCGGGGAACGAGAACAGGTCCAGCTCTTTACCGAGCTTGCGGTGGTCGCGCTTGGCCGCCTCCTCGAGACGCTGCTGGTATGCCCGCAGCTCGTCCTTCGTCGGCCAGGCGGTGCCGTAGATGCGCTGCAGCTGCGGGTTCTTCTCGCTGCCGCGCCAGTAGGCGCCGGCGATGCGGGTGAGGTCCCAGCCGTTGCCGATCATGCGGGTCCCGGGAACGTGGGGGCC is a genomic window containing:
- the thrS gene encoding threonine--tRNA ligase, whose translation is MTDVVIPSDVTYPADGFALFPDRSVIALRVNGELKDLATTVEETDDVDPVTIDSPDGLSILRHSTAHVLAQAVQRIRPQANLGIGPPIENGFYYDFGVEEPFTPEDIKAIKKEMERIVREGQRFVRRVVTDEEARAELVDEPFKLELIDLKGGSKDAAEGASVEVGAGELTIYDNVSRDGETVWKDLCRGPHVPGTRMIGNGWDLTRIAGAYWRGSEKNPQLQRIYGTAWPTKDELRAYQQRLEEAAKRDHRKLGKELDLFSFPDEIGSGLSVWHPKGGVVRGEMEQHARRRHLEGGYTYVYTPHITKEDLFLQSNHLVTYREGMFPPIRMDEERDAEGNIVKQGQDYYLKPMNCPMHILIYKERARSYRDLPMRLAENGTVYRNELSGALHGLTRVRGFTQDDSHLFVTPDQLEAETTRVLEFVLSMLRDFGLEDFELELSMRDDEKEKWIGSEEFWEYSTNALRNVAHSSGLKVTEVPGEAAFYGPKIDLKTRDAIGRTWQLSTVQVDVNLPERFDLEYTGPDGEKHRPIMIHRALFGSIERFFAILLEHYAGAFPVWLAPVQVVAIPVAEQYGAYLDGIVDRLRMQGVRAEVDHSDDRMQKKIRTHTTQKVPLQLIAGEQDRSAGTVSFRFRDGTQTNGVPVDDAIALVMRAIAEKKLVDTAEDLA